AGTGGGGCTTCTCCGACAAACTCGGTCCACTGCTGTATGCAGAGGAAGAGGGCGAAGTGTTCCTGGGCCGCTCTGTGGCGAAAGCGAAACATATGTCTGATGAGACAGCTCGCATCATCGACCAGGAAGTGAAAGCGCTGATTGAACGTAACTACGGTCGCGCACGTCAGATCCTGAACGACAATATGGACATTCTGCATTCGATGAAAGATGCGCTCATGAAATATGAGACCATCGATGCTCCGCAGATTGACGACCTGATGGCTCGCCGCGAAGTGCGTCCGCCAGCAGGCTGGGAAGACCCAGGTGCTTCCAACAATTCTGACAACAATGGCACCCCGCGTGCGCCGCGTCCGGTTGATGAACCACGTACGCCGAACCCGGGCAACACCATGTCAGAACAGTTGGGCGACAAGTAAGTCACTGCTGTTGGTGAGTATGTCTGTACCTCAAACCCTGGAGCTTGCTCCGGGGTTTTTCTTTTCTGTTAAACCACATTAATACCAGGGATTTAACCATGAAACTATTCGCCCAGGACTCGCATCTCGATCTCTCACATCCGCATGTGATGGGGATCCTGAATGTCACGCCTGACTCCTTCTCTGATGGTGGCACGCATAACACGCTTATCGAGGCGGTTAAGCACGCCAATCTGATGATCAACGCGGGAGCCACAATCATTGACGTCGGCGGTGAATCGACGCGTCCAGGGGCGGCAGAGGTTTCGGTGGAAGAAGAGCTGGCGCGGGTGGTGCCGGTGGTAGAAGCGATCGCACAACGTTTTGAGGTGTGGATATCCGTCGACACGTCCAAGCCAGAGGTCATTCGCGAAGTGGCGCGAGTGGGTGCTCACATCATCAATGATATCCGCTCTCTCACCGAGCCAGGGGCGATTGAGGCGGCTGCGGAAACCGGGCTGCCGGTTTGTCTGATGCATATGCAAGGCCAGCCGAAAACGATGCAGGATGCGCCTAAGTATGAGGATGTTTTTGCGGATGTGAATCGCTTCTTTAATGAGCATATTGCACGCTGTGAGGGTGCAGGTATCGCAAAAGAGAAATTGCTGCTCGACCCGGGGTTCGGTTTCGGTAAAAATCTCTCTCACAATTATGAGTTGCTTGCGCGCTTATCAGAGTTTCATCATTTCGGCCTGCCGCTGCTGGTTGGCATGTCGAGAAAGTCGATGATTGGGCAGTTGCTCAATGTAGGGCCGAGTGAACGCCTGAGCGGTAGCCTGGCTTGTGCGGTGATTGCGGCAATGCAAGGCGCACACATTATCCGTGTCCATGATGTTAAAGAAACAGTAGAAGCCATGCGTGTGGTGGAAGCCACACTGGCAGCGAAGGAAAAGAAACGCTATGAGTAATCGTAAGTATTTTGGTACCGATGGTATCCGTGGGCGCGTAGGCGATGCTCCAATCACCCCTGATTTTGTGCTTAAACTTGGTTGGGCTGCTGGCAAGGTTCTGGCACGTCATGGCTCGCGTAAAATTATCATTGGTAAAGATACCCGTATCTCCGGCTATATGCTGGAGTCCGCGCTGGAAGCCGGACTGGCCGCAGCGGGGCTTTCAGCTTCCTTTACGGGGCCAATGCCAACCCCGGCTGTTGCGTATCTGACGCGTACCTTCCGCGCGGAAGCTGGCATCGTGATTTCTGCCTCGCATAACCCGTTCTATGACAACGGCATCAAGTTCTTCTCCATCGATGGCACCAAGCTACCGGATGAAGTGGAAGAGGCGATCGAAGCCGAAATGGAAAAAGAGATCACCTGCGTCGATTCCGCTGAACTGGGCAAAGCAAACCGTATTGTTGATGCAGCTGGCCGTTACATTGAATTCTGCAAAGGGACCTTCCCGAACGAGCTAAGCCTGGCTCACCTTAAAATTGTGGTGGACTGTGCAAACGGTGCGACGTATCACATTGCGCCTAATGTTTTCCGTGAGCTGGGGGCGAAAGTGATCACCATCGGCTGTGAGCCTGATGGTCTGAACATTAACGAACAGGTCGGTGCGACAGACGTTCGTGCCCTGCAGGCACGCGTGCTGGCAGAAAAAGCGGATCTCGGTATTGCGCTGGACGGTGACGGCGACCGTGTGATCATGGTTGATCACGAAGGTAACAAGGTCGATGGTGATCAAATTCTTTATATCATCGCCCGTGAAGGCCTGCGTCAGGGGCAGTTGCGCGGCGGCGCCGTGGGTACCCTGATGAGCAATATGGG
This region of Enterobacter cloacae complex sp. R_G8 genomic DNA includes:
- the glmM gene encoding phosphoglucosamine mutase, whose translation is MSNRKYFGTDGIRGRVGDAPITPDFVLKLGWAAGKVLARHGSRKIIIGKDTRISGYMLESALEAGLAAAGLSASFTGPMPTPAVAYLTRTFRAEAGIVISASHNPFYDNGIKFFSIDGTKLPDEVEEAIEAEMEKEITCVDSAELGKANRIVDAAGRYIEFCKGTFPNELSLAHLKIVVDCANGATYHIAPNVFRELGAKVITIGCEPDGLNINEQVGATDVRALQARVLAEKADLGIALDGDGDRVIMVDHEGNKVDGDQILYIIAREGLRQGQLRGGAVGTLMSNMGLELALKQLGIPFVRAKVGDRYVLEKLQEKGWRIGAENSGHVILLDKTTTGDGIVAALQVVAAMARNHMTLQDLCSGMKMFPQILVNVRFTAGKGDPLENENVKAVMTEVEAALGSRGRVLLRKSGTEPLIRVMVEGEDETQVTEFAHRIADAVKAA
- the folP gene encoding dihydropteroate synthase yields the protein MKLFAQDSHLDLSHPHVMGILNVTPDSFSDGGTHNTLIEAVKHANLMINAGATIIDVGGESTRPGAAEVSVEEELARVVPVVEAIAQRFEVWISVDTSKPEVIREVARVGAHIINDIRSLTEPGAIEAAAETGLPVCLMHMQGQPKTMQDAPKYEDVFADVNRFFNEHIARCEGAGIAKEKLLLDPGFGFGKNLSHNYELLARLSEFHHFGLPLLVGMSRKSMIGQLLNVGPSERLSGSLACAVIAAMQGAHIIRVHDVKETVEAMRVVEATLAAKEKKRYE